Within Primulina tabacum isolate GXHZ01 chromosome 5, ASM2559414v2, whole genome shotgun sequence, the genomic segment CTGCTGTAGAGACCGAGCTTTAGCTCTAATATTTTCACTTTGTTTCTTCCTTGTAATGGCTTGGGTTCGAGTACTCTCAACCCTATACTAGAttaggatttaaaaaaaattgcaaaaatgcagtagtttgatagttttaaataaaaatacaggcGTGTACATGAGCGAGTCAAGGCTTCATTATTATCCTATTCGAGcttgaaaaaatttaaattttgtaggCTTGAACTTGATCGAATATTCAATTTCGAGATCGACTATTGCATATATCGAGTTGTTCGAGCTCGTGCACGAAAATCTTTGTGGCAAAATTTTGATGTGTGAATTTTGTATTTGTAGACCAATTAAACCTCAAACTCGACTAGGCCGAGTGAAGAGTTGATTGAATCGAGCCcggtcaaatcaaactcgagatTTTTACCAAACTACTCATGAatgatatatataaacatataaatatatatctatactattttattaagtttgagatacttaagtaactaactttggtgtcatgatctgttttaataattatatacattaataaaatgttaaaattttaatgcaagttatatgtagttcagcaGATAGAGTAATTGTTTTTTGAGGTTTAAGTTTTAGGTTCAATTCTCACTgaggtcatttttttattcatttatttttcaatttatatatcaaaattacagtataGTCTCtcgctatttcttataattatattttgatcttcatttaaatataaatcaaatgaattataaaaaataatatacaagcagtgtattaatatatattaagaGTGAGATATGTAAAAGGAGTGTGAATTAATGGTCTCACGGGCGTGTTGGAGTAATGTACTGGATATGTCTTGCTTTTGGGATCATCGCAATTATTGAAACTCAAGCAGGCCTCAATCATAAACTACGACCAAACCATATTTTTAAAACACAAATATCTGTGTGCAAGTTTAGTAGTAGGTGgattttcttttattattatgttaaatataatattatatatttacctGTTCACATAACTTTTTATATATCGGAAAATGAGCaaaaaaaacgtaaaatgttgatTTCTACATGCACGTGTACGTGCATAAATACACATAATTATATGATAGAAAACTATAGCTATTTCAACATTTCCACATAAATTACTAATCGgcaaatatgattttatttttttcattatatatttaattttcctCAACAATTATTATGAGATATTTTGTTATGTGTAAGTTAACtctatttgatttattttggaTTATTCGATAACACTAGGAAACTAACAGActaccaaaaaataaaaaaagaatacGCACGGAATATTAATTTGGccttttagaaaaaaaaaaaaggaatttgCCAAGAAGTACTAAATGAAAGTCTAAAACAACGAATGAAAGAGTTCGAAATGATTTGATAATAATGacatattttattgttttgaatCACATAATATCCAGAATAAATGTCACGTCAGAGCGGATTATTTTTTAACCTGAATTTGAAGGAATATTTCTGTggtaatttaattacttgaatatatatatatatatatatatatatatatatattggaaaagtaattaaataatatttattgagagagagagagagagagagagaggaggATCTTGTTGAGCTGACTTGAGGAGATTGTGTCTCTGGCATGAATATTGTTGCCATAGCCAGCAAGCAAGTAGTACTTGTTTATATTTATGCGGCTAGGCTGGCTAGCTCAGTCCTATATGCATGCTTACCCTCTTTTCAAGTCAAAATTTTGAATGATGCCTTCAGAAATTTGTGTTCACAGCTGCTAATCTTACGCTCTTCGATCAAAATGTGGGATAGCAATCGTTAAACGACTTATTCTAAGTGTCGTTAGAGTAGTCCACAAATATTTTATCACCAATTATCGTAAAATTTTCACATATGTTTTTCACGTTTCTGTTTAATACATATCATTTCAccagaaaatatatatatataggtgtAGTTTCTTTTATATCCATTGAGTCAAATGTTACGATAACACTcctatttttggatcaaattcaCTCGTTGACACATAAAATATTGTGTTGcttataaaaaaaaagtaaattattttaattagaaATTAAGTTTGAGAACCTGAAAAATTCGAACCGAACCAACCAAAAATTGGGTTTCTGGTGTCTGATTTAGGTCATAATGTGATGAGATATAATaatcgtttttttttttggtcgcTCATTAGAAAAGTAACGCTCAGGTGCATTTACCACAACAGGTCGTGTAAACGAAGATCCTTGAACAAGATGCTCAAGATGACACAAATTAAGTAGAAAAAAGCTTATGTGTATTTGCTAAAAAGTCGTGTAAATCGAGATCCTtcaacatgatgctcaattcCATCTCCAGACACCGATGAATTTACGTAATTCGAGCGATtacattttttgttttcttcggATACGATTTAAACTTGAATCTaatgaattttaattaaaataccgATGATTATTTACATTTCTGTCAAGTGACTTGCATATTTACATTTTTGTCATATTATCGATCAATTTacgatattttttcattaatttatattttttcaaattaataCTTTTCCATCGAAGTGCTCACGTGGTGCTGAAAAGTGATGACATGTCATCGAAAATTATTGATGTATTCGATGTCATGTCAACActatataaaaaaatgtataaattgaaaaaaattgcaAGTTATTGTATTAAGATCGTAAATTGATCTATTAACATTACTAAAAACGAAAAGTTTTATAAATCACACGAGGAAAACACAATTTTTCCGTTGTATCTTATAATACTAATTATGATGGCTCGAGTAGTCTGTATCTTTAATATTCTTTATGTGACATTTTTCACGAAGGACGTGCACGATATTAATATTTAATGAGACCAATGAATTATTAcgcaaaataaaatgatttacAATAATTGCAGACAAATTATTATTACAGCTTCTCATCCAAGAATACAACGACCATGGGATCCCTTGATTAATACTTCCTTTGGGTCTTTCAGGCTTTTCGTGTCGTAATTATGCTATAATTATCATACTAGTTATCATTACAATTATCAGTACCCATCATTCGTGTCGCTGCTCCATCTTTTAATTACCCTGGGATGCTCCTTCTTGCAGGCAAGGAACCAGACCAGAAGTTCCAGAACCATACAAATTAATATCAATCTAGTCCATATATTCACACATATAAACACAGAGACACAAACGtgtgtaataataataataataataataataataataataataataataaataatttaactaaATAGTATTTCGAGTGTAGTGAAATGTAATTAAAAGATGTTCCAGTTGTTCTCATTGTAATGGACAAAAAGTTGTTTCTTTAAAATTAGGGactataataatttttattacatgaatTGCACACTTTTCATTTTTTCCCCTTATTATGGACAAATTTACGACTTTGAACCAATAACTTGCTTATTTTTCTTATATTAAATCCATTCCATCACTAGAATACTGACATGCATGTCCTAAAAAATACTATCATATTGAAAATTACTGAGATGATATCGAAAAATGATAacttgattagtcagaatttaACCCTGTGgttaaaacaaattaaaaattgAAAACAAAAGATAAGTTGATGAACTAAAACTATATATTAACCGATAataagacaaaaaaaaaaacaatattataCATTATTTTCTCTTAGAATCATAAGTTGGTTATTCATATTCATGAATTTATTGAAGGCATAATCACAAACTAGCTAGTATATATCGTGGTGTTAAACCCAGGGATGCCCGAGTCATGGGTATTGGATGATCTCGGGTCATGGATCAGGTTATGAGAAGTTTTGGACCAATGCAATAATATCCGGTCAAATGAATGTCGAGACATCATCTCTCGGGGCTACCAGAAGCTCGGGCTTCCAGACGAGTTTCCGTGTGATGACTTTCTACCCAAGTTACCTAGATAATAGCACATCACTCGAGTTCACAAGTACGTGATACTTTATCTTGGTAATCATTACTGTCAAAATCGCATGTATTTGACAACGCGAAATGGACAATTTGACGTTTTATAAGAGCAATGTATAGACAATCATCTTGCCATAATTAGTAAGTGGACAATGAAAACAAGGTCATCATTGACtctatttatataaaaatcacGTTTGTTTTAACATTAAATGATTCATTCACTTACATGTTGCCTGCAACATTTATTACAAAACTGTCCCTATAACCGTTGATTGACTTTAGTATCGGAGTGATCACGTCGTAGAATCTTCAGTCACCTATTAACGTTCTTTCTCTCTCTAAAGTGCAGGTCCAGGTGCCCGGACAACCATCTCTAGCTCATCAACCAGACCCGGTGAGATCGCCCACCAAACTCTTACCCGATTCCCCTGGTCTTCATCAAACTGATATACATATGGCAGGCGCATACACATAATACATGTGTACTATATTTGCAAGAATTAACAATAACAATACGTTAAGGCGAGCAAAGCCTAAACAAGTTGTGTGGTGTAACCAGCATAATTATTAAAGATCCAACACAGTTAAGTAGCTAAATATACATGTCCATCGCGGATGGGGAAATGATGAAAGCATAATGGCTTTAGAATTTGACTAATCATGCAAATTATTGATGCTGTCAACTCATTGACAGGACATTTAATTTCTCATAATAATCAGTAGGGAAGATATGGTATGATGGATTTGTCTTAATTAAGCAATGTTAATGCCTGAACCGGCGCCCAACGAACAACGGCGGCAGCTCTTCGGCCTACCTATCATTTACTATTTGATATAGCTTCATGTTCACGAGTGATGCTTTCTTTTGAACATCCGATACTTGACTCAAATGAAGAAAGGTATGGAAGAGATTGTTTTATTCTATAAAATAAACGAGTAATTgagtaataaaaataaatcgtcTGATCTAGAAATTTTGCACACAACTTACGTCGACATACTCTCTTTTAATACAAATTCCTCCAAGTTACTTGTGTTTTACTAGCCCAAATCTTCACCGCCCTCTAATAAACTTGGTTATTATGTTCAGGCCATTACTCAAAAATTCAAcattggaaaaatctttaaattttagAACACAAATTACTCGAGAATTATGTACTTTATAAATTCTGATAAATAGTTCAATTTTTTAACTAATATATGTATCGTCCCTACACTTTCCTTTGGTCGGGAAGGGAATCAACCATGCAGCTGTCCCACATTGAAAGAAGAACATAAGCACTTAACAGCACGGCGGGCTCAGTAACGTGGCCTTGAGAGCGAGGGTATAATTCTGATTGGACATTGAGTTAGCCCAATTGGCTGAGCTTATGGTAACTATGGTCTGGCCCGCCCGTTCCAAGTGATGAGTATATCCTTGTGGGCTTTGCGAAAGCCGGAACCACGTGGGTCTTAGAGAGGAGGGCACTACGTGACACTGGTTTCACAGAAACAGCTATAACCTCCCTCTCCTTTCAGTTGATTAACGGGCTGGTGTTGTCTTGGCCCATTAACGCTAAATGTGTGAGCCCTAATTGAACAATCAccttttcattttattttttattattaagcttttatttaattatcatatttttatttaatttaattgttaaatgtgGAAAATAGCAGTTACCATGAAAATAGACATCCCTTGTTCCTAAACATACCcgataaaatatttatggaatGAATTGAAATGTCCATTTCATTCTGACAGATATACCAACCAATATGGACCTATAAACTTGGTAAATTCGAGCGATTTCGGCTCAATGACTCTTCTcctatttgttttgttttgtttgttttttaattCAACATAATATGCTTCCTTTGAACCAGGTGTCGGAATATGTCTTTAAGCcttgtaaaattttaatatttgaaaaaacTCTCTTAGTAGACAAACTACTTTCCGCATTATagacaataatttaaaatccaAACTCAAAATTATGAACTTATTAAATAGTAGAAAAATATAGATTTTTTGAAGGCTTGAATCTTGGCCTATAACCAAGTTTGTAATTCACTCTTTGGCTAAGCAAGCTTGGCCGTTTAAAACGTCCTCGAAAAAAATACACAAAAATGAAAGTTTTGACTTCAAAtgttattcataaaaaaatttaaaaccccAAGCAATTCAGTCAAAAATACCAACCATATTCCCATACATCAATTTTCCTTCTCTAAGAAATCAAAAAATCATTCAGGCAAGAATTCAGACTAAATTTGCTTGGGCACAAAAACCATATAAATTTGTAATGGTTATTTCAGGTGCAACTAAAATGAATCCAACTCAGTTGGCCCCATTCCACAATTTATACATGCTACATCGATCAAACAAAGTTCTACCTTAAAGCTATAGCAATCAAAATTTGGTGGGTTAAGACAGTTCCAACCTTAATAAAACTCAAATTTACACCAACAAATGATCAAATACCACATGTAGTAGGAGTACCTATGGGGTGCTGTCCGTTTAAACACACGAGTTTCAGGGTTTTACTCACTCTGAGTCGAATGCATAAATCATCTTGTATCAATTTAGTCTCCTCCTCCGAGGTGCACGGGAATCTCCGGTATCCACGTCAGAAATCCTTGAAGAATTGTTTCTTCTTCTTGAAGACGATGTAGAGAGGGATACCGTGGAGTCAATTTCAATAGCATTATCAACCGTCTGACTCTCAGAGTGTATAACAGCGGCAATGCTCGATAATGAATCCCTATCATCAGCAGGTGGAAGCAGCTCTTGATTTATGTCTACCGGATGGTCGTGAAAGTAAGATTCTACTAACCTCTCAGCAGCCAGACTCTCAGCTGAGTTTATTACAGATGTAAGATTCAACAATGCAGCAGCTGGATGTGAATTTGACCTACGAAGTAAAAATGATGAAAGCCGGTGACTATCCCTCACCTCATAATCAGTTGGACTGCTTTCCCTCAAGTCAATTAAGTCGTCAGATGGAAGAACAGGGACAGGAGTTTGTTCCCTTCGCATTCCTCTTGAAGTTAGAATTCGGTTAAGTAACGAGTTACTTCTCTCAGGTGAGTCGTGAGGATCATCAATATTTCGTGGCTGCACTTGGGAAAATTCCCGACTAAGATCGAATGTACTTCCAAGTCGTCGAATCATTTCCTCCATCGGGATAGTGAATGCTGTCCTCTGAATAGCTTGCCTCCAGCTCTCAACCCGCCGTGCTTGGGGCCGGAGAGGAATCTTCAGGCTAGAATCCACACTTGTCTCCCTTATGCAATTTCCCCGGCCATATATTGGAGTCAGATTTTTAACCGTCACCTCTCCCTTGCAAACAGGACATTCCTTTGCATCTGAATGGTGATGTAGCCATCGGTATAGACAAGGCCAGCAAAATAAGTGACCGCAGCAAGTAACTACAGGGTCCTTCGCCAAATCCAAACATATATTGCAATCGAAAAAGCTTCCGTCATCACCATCATTTTTCCCACAACCTTCCTTACTCAGACCTCCATCTTCCAAACAATCAATGCCATTCTCAGACACTTTGGCAGGCCCAATAGACCTTTCATCTGCTGCGACACTACCCTCACCAGTATGCTGTTCAATCCCCCCACTTAATTCGAGGgcaagattcctagtttcaggCGGAATAGGAACTTGCCTCCACAAGGACCGCCACCTTTGACTCCTTTGCCTAACTGCACCCCTTACCCTATGAACAGGACCATCTAACCAATCCTCCAAGTTCATAGAAACATATGGATAAGATCCTGATCCAGGTGCACTATCATAACTTGAATTATCAAGAGGCCCCAAATTGAGATCAAGATTTCTTGAACTTGGATTCTCATCATCCATCTAAAAAATCGAGAAAACCCAAACTATAGTCAACGCCCAACCTTCGAAACAGGACTTCCGGGTTTATGCCCGAAAAAACAAAATCTCACGATTTTCTCGAACAAAACAAGGCTTGCAACCTAATTGAAGTCGTTGAGCAAAAATACCTACCGTCACTGAAAAATTAAACCCAGTTTGTTTTAGCCTAAAAAGAATCCAAATCCAACTTTAAACGACAAAGCACCAGAGAAGTAAAATCAAGAATCAGTTCCAGTCAACCGAAGAACCCCATCTTTTCAGGACAgtcgaacaaataaaaaaacCCACAACTTTATCACTGAAAAAAGGCAAAGGGTGAAAGAAACAATCACAAAGATTTTAAGCAAAACATCTAAATTTCAAAATCTAAACTCAAGATACGTCTTAATAACTGCTCCACGCTGAAAACCAAAGCAAGGGTTTTCATCTTTACGGAGACAAAAGCCTCAAAAGATACCAAGAAAAAAAACTTTACACTCCAAATACATATATCGTAAAACAACGTGTATAATAACAAAAGAACGAATTACAGGAAGAGGGATAGACACCTCCGGAAagcaaaatttgtatttttcagCTGAGAAGCAAAATAGAGGAATTATGGTTGGGAATTAAGCTGGGAAATGAATATCCAATAGATTTTTCTCTCCATCTTCCGAGTGAAGAGCGGGAGAATAGGGATCTGGGGGTGGGATCGATAAGAAATGCTGTGTGAATTGGGTTCAATCAACTCAGAAAGCTATGGCAGGAAAGAAGTGGGGGGAAACATTCTGTCTAATTTCGGAGAAGAGGGACCGTGTGGCGGGGGCCAGACCACAGCCCATCACAGATATTAGGACGTTTGGGCCAAATTAATTGGGCCATCTTTTGTGAATGGACCTATGAGCGAAGTCAAGTCAAACATATTTactaaatttcgaaacacatttcatttttctctttTTGTGTTATTCCTCTGCACAGCAGTATATAATTATAGAATCGTtgcatttatttatatataataattaataaagtaatattttcttaaaaaaatgtaACTGAAGCCTAAATTTTCGTTGCTATTTCAATTTCGAGAAAATTGTAAATTTGGTCGACGCCAAATCTTGATTGAAATCCTATGAGTCCATCCCAGACACGCCTTATAAAATATCCATATTTCTTAATTTTTAGAATATGTATTATTAAACAACTAAATTTTCTCTCCTACCTCTTCCATACATCATGTACGTATCTTCTTGGATCAAAAACCTAAGAAAAATCCCTTCGATTCGGATTTTAATCGAGAATATAAAGAAATCAGTAGTAGCCACAgccacaacatcatcaaaaCGTTGGATTTATTCAACGACGCGCCACTTTCTGCTTTCTTCTTTGTTTATAAATGTTCAAGATTGATCAACAGATCAAGAAACGTCGGTAAGTTTTCATAGTTTGattaca encodes:
- the LOC142545466 gene encoding uncharacterized protein LOC142545466, producing the protein MDDENPSSRNLDLNLGPLDNSSYDSAPGSGSYPYVSMNLEDWLDGPVHRVRGAVRQRSQRWRSLWRQVPIPPETRNLALELSGGIEQHTGEGSVAADERSIGPAKVSENGIDCLEDGGLSKEGCGKNDGDDGSFFDCNICLDLAKDPVVTCCGHLFCWPCLYRWLHHHSDAKECPVCKGEVTVKNLTPIYGRGNCIRETSVDSSLKIPLRPQARRVESWRQAIQRTAFTIPMEEMIRRLGSTFDLSREFSQVQPRNIDDPHDSPERSNSLLNRILTSRGMRREQTPVPVLPSDDLIDLRESSPTDYEVRDSHRLSSFLLRRSNSHPAAALLNLTSVINSAESLAAERLVESYFHDHPVDINQELLPPADDRDSLSSIAAVIHSESQTVDNAIEIDSTVSLSTSSSRRRNNSSRISDVDTGDSRAPRRRRLN